Genomic segment of Paenibacillus polymyxa:
TTCTTGGACAGCAACTCGCAGAAATGAAGATTCAAACCATGCAACAAACTCAACTTTTAGCCAGCATGGGCGCTGAACTAGCAGCTACAAAATTAGAACTAATCAATCTGAAAGGGGCTAATCAGTCATGACATTTTGGACTCTTGCTTTTAAGTGGAACTGGGTAACGGCAGAGAAATTGAAGGGCGCAGTAATCACGGAGACAAATCGTTTCGGAGAAATCACACCGGAAGAATACAAGACCATTACAGGCGTGGACTTCCAGTAAGGAAAATTTTCCTTGCCTGATAGGAGGACGCTATGTTTAATGGTGGATTTAATAGCCTTGGTTTTAATATAGGGGATGTAGAAGGGAACATTATTGACCTTTCTGCATCTCTTTCTGGTTCCGGGCAAATGTATTCGCGGAAGCTGGAGACGGACGGAACTGAAAGCGACAATGCCTTTAACCTTATGAGCTTCAACGTGGATGAACCTGGTACAGTAACGGAATACATTTTGGAGTTTGTTTTGGACATGACAGCAGCGGCTAATCTGTCCGGTGAAGGTCAGGCGCAGGCTGATTTTGTACGTGAGTATGCCTTGGAAGCTGTACCGATGTCGGGCGAGGGACGTATAACGGATGCTGTATACATTAGAGAAATCTTGGCGCAGGCCGTACCTATGCACGGTGAAGGTCGCATAACAGCGGATGCTAGCAGGTTCCATACGGACTATATTGAGCTTATAGGATTATTTGCTCCAGGGGATAAGGTCATTATTGATTCAAAGAACCTCAAAATTACAAAGAACGGCCGGAATGCTCTGCATGAGATGCAGGGTAATTTTTTTGATCTGAACTTGGGGAATAACGTCCTAACGTGGACAGACCCGGAAACAGGGCGTGACATTTTGTTCCGCATCACATATAGAGATCGGTACGTATAGGAGGGCTTATGAAAAGATCACACGTAACCATATATGACTTGCAAATGCGGAAAGTTGCCTATCTGGAAAATGCATTCGATATTGGGTATGACGCATCAATGAACGCACTTTGGACAGCTCAATTTTCTTTGCCTGCGGGGGATGAAAAGAACGCTGAGTGTCAGCCGTTGTACTTTGTTGAAATCTTTGACGGTGACGTTCGGCTTGAGCTGTTCCGCATCCTATCTAGTGCGGCAAAACGCGGGAGCGGCGGGGAAACAATCACATATCAGTGCGAACATGTTTTAGCTACGCTGCTGGATGATGTGCTGTTTCAATATCACACGGTTGGTAATTTGGGTTATTACACACCGCAAGTGCTTAAATACATTTTGGATCGGCAGACTACACAACGTTGGCGGCTGGGTGACATTCAGTTCTCACACCAGTATGAATATAACTGGGAAAATGAAAACCTTCTAGGCGCTCTATTTTCCGTTCCGCAGCCATTCACGGATGAATACATGTGGACGTTTGATACTACGTCCTACCCGTGGACTCTGAACCTTGTACAGCCCTCTGCACGAGAGGAAGCGTACATTCGATACGGAGTGAATTTGCAGGGCATAGAACGCAAGGTAGACCCGTCTCAGGTTACTACACGCATTTATGGCTTGGGCTACGGTGAAGGGGTTAACCAGCTCACTTTTGCAGACATTAACGGCGGGCTTCCTTATATCGATGCAGAACCGGAATACATTCAGCGCTTTGGTCTTGTACAAACCATTTTTGCGGACAAGCGTTTTGAATTTGCTGACACCTTATTAGCACGTTGCCGGGCAATGTTAAACGAACTTAAGGTTCCAAGTGTGCAGTACACGGTAGATGCAGCCGAAATCTACGCCTTGACGAAAGACCCCATAGACCGCTTTAAAGTGGGGACTATGGTTCGGGTGCAGGACACGGAAATGGGTGTCGATATCGTTGCGCGGGTGCTCAAGGTGAGTAAAGGTGATCTGTTAGGCAGACCGGGAGAAGTGAAGCTGGAGATTGCCAATAAAACACAGGATATCGCCAGTAGCATAGCTGACTTACGAAACCGGATGCATATAAGCGAGGTATACGCTCAAGGCGCAACAAATTTGGATACCAGGGACTTTGCAGATAATTGTGATCCAGACCATCCAGCCATACTAAAATTCTATGTGCCTGATGATACCGTCCGAATTAATAAAGTGATGCTGTCTTTCCAAACGGAAGCTTTCCGGGCATACTCCAAAGCGATTGAAGGCGGTGGTGGTGTCAGTACAACAACGGCTGCGGGTGGGGCTTCTGTTCCATCTACATCCACAACGGCAGTCCAGACACCAACTACTTCCACATTAGCTGCAACTGTTGAATCTGCTAGTACATCAAAAGAATGGTCGCAATTTGCTACCTTCGTACCAGATGCTGTGAATGTAGGAGGGGAGCATAATCACGGTATACCAGACGGAACAAATTTAGTTACTAGCACCGGGGAGAATGTTACATTTTCCGCTTCTGGTAGGCATAGTCATGCGATTACTTCCGAACATAAACACAGCGTAACAATTCCGGGGCACAGTCACAGAGTAACAATACCTGGTCACAATCATACAGTTGAGATACCGGAACATTCACACGATATCAATTTACCTGACCATACACATGAAATTGAGTACGGAATATATGAAGGGCCACAGCCAAACAACGTATCTATTAAAGTGGATGGAAATGCAGTTCCGATAAGCGGAACCAGTGGGAATGACATCAACATCATTCCGTACCTGTCCAAAGATGGGGATGGGCGTGTTTCACGAGGGAACTGGCATGAAATACAAATAGCGCCCAATAGCTTAGGGCGCGTGGTGGCTAACGTCGTTACTCAATTGTTCGTGCAGAGCCGTGGCGGTGGTAATTATTGATTTACACCT
This window contains:
- a CDS encoding XkdX family protein, which codes for MTFWTLAFKWNWVTAEKLKGAVITETNRFGEITPEEYKTITGVDFQ
- a CDS encoding phage tail spike protein → MKRSHVTIYDLQMRKVAYLENAFDIGYDASMNALWTAQFSLPAGDEKNAECQPLYFVEIFDGDVRLELFRILSSAAKRGSGGETITYQCEHVLATLLDDVLFQYHTVGNLGYYTPQVLKYILDRQTTQRWRLGDIQFSHQYEYNWENENLLGALFSVPQPFTDEYMWTFDTTSYPWTLNLVQPSAREEAYIRYGVNLQGIERKVDPSQVTTRIYGLGYGEGVNQLTFADINGGLPYIDAEPEYIQRFGLVQTIFADKRFEFADTLLARCRAMLNELKVPSVQYTVDAAEIYALTKDPIDRFKVGTMVRVQDTEMGVDIVARVLKVSKGDLLGRPGEVKLEIANKTQDIASSIADLRNRMHISEVYAQGATNLDTRDFADNCDPDHPAILKFYVPDDTVRINKVMLSFQTEAFRAYSKAIEGGGGVSTTTAAGGASVPSTSTTAVQTPTTSTLAATVESASTSKEWSQFATFVPDAVNVGGEHNHGIPDGTNLVTSTGENVTFSASGRHSHAITSEHKHSVTIPGHSHRVTIPGHNHTVEIPEHSHDINLPDHTHEIEYGIYEGPQPNNVSIKVDGNAVPISGTSGNDINIIPYLSKDGDGRVSRGNWHEIQIAPNSLGRVVANVVTQLFVQSRGGGNY
- a CDS encoding phage distal tail protein; its protein translation is MFNGGFNSLGFNIGDVEGNIIDLSASLSGSGQMYSRKLETDGTESDNAFNLMSFNVDEPGTVTEYILEFVLDMTAAANLSGEGQAQADFVREYALEAVPMSGEGRITDAVYIREILAQAVPMHGEGRITADASRFHTDYIELIGLFAPGDKVIIDSKNLKITKNGRNALHEMQGNFFDLNLGNNVLTWTDPETGRDILFRITYRDRYV